One Idiomarina loihiensis L2TR genomic window carries:
- a CDS encoding ATP-grasp domain-containing protein, with protein sequence MRDIVILHENEEWLVPLRAEFEKRGVQAKEWFLDTGVIPFSELPEDAVYYNRMSASSHTRGHRFAPELTRMALTWLENSNRTVVNGTRVLALEVCKLSQYAALQKAGLNVPKTQAVVGKELLTEAAEKFAEWPLILKPNRGGKGLGVIKFDDVAGLKSYINSDDYEEPLDGIWLLQEYIQPKQPHITRSEFVGQKFVYAVNVNTEQGFELCPADVCSVDDAFCPTSEAPADGNQPNKFTITQRFNDHEIIFALEAFLKANDIDVAGIEFIEDAKGELYVYDVNTNTNYNQSAEREAGVKKTGMGALADYLISLAQ encoded by the coding sequence ATGCGAGATATTGTTATTCTGCACGAAAATGAAGAGTGGCTGGTGCCACTAAGAGCAGAGTTTGAGAAGCGCGGTGTGCAAGCCAAAGAATGGTTCCTGGATACGGGGGTTATACCTTTTTCCGAGCTTCCGGAAGATGCGGTTTACTATAATCGTATGAGTGCCTCCTCGCATACAAGAGGACATCGTTTTGCACCGGAGCTGACTCGCATGGCGTTAACCTGGTTGGAAAACAGTAATAGAACCGTGGTTAATGGTACCCGGGTGCTAGCGCTGGAGGTGTGTAAGCTGTCGCAGTATGCGGCATTACAAAAAGCCGGCCTTAACGTGCCTAAAACACAGGCTGTGGTGGGGAAAGAGCTGCTGACCGAGGCCGCTGAGAAATTTGCCGAGTGGCCATTGATTTTAAAACCTAACCGCGGTGGTAAAGGCTTAGGTGTTATTAAGTTTGATGATGTTGCTGGCTTAAAGAGCTACATAAACAGCGATGATTATGAAGAGCCTTTAGATGGCATTTGGCTGTTACAGGAATATATTCAGCCAAAGCAACCGCATATTACGCGCAGCGAGTTTGTCGGGCAGAAATTTGTTTACGCGGTTAACGTTAATACTGAGCAAGGCTTCGAGTTATGCCCTGCCGATGTTTGCAGTGTGGATGATGCGTTTTGTCCAACCAGCGAAGCGCCTGCTGATGGCAATCAACCCAATAAATTCACTATTACGCAGCGCTTTAATGACCATGAAATTATTTTTGCGCTGGAAGCCTTTTTAAAAGCCAATGATATTGATGTGGCTGGCATTGAGTTTATCGAAGACGCAAAAGGCGAGCTGTACGTTTACGATGTGAACACCAACACTAACTATAATCAAAGTGCAGAACGCGAAGCGGGTGTTAAGAAAACAGGCATGGGCGCGTTAGCGGATTACCTGATTAGCTTAGCGCAATAA
- a CDS encoding APC family permease, protein MSQQLVRSTSLAGAIVLGLGSILGTGAFVSVGIGADIAGGAVLWAILIAAVTALCNGLSSAQLASAHSVSGGTYEYGYRFLTPAYGVTAGSLFVVAKSASAATAALAVGWYVTNVTAIPEYLAQWIAAAVLVLFTLLVLGGVKRTNWVNAAIVTVSIVALLAFIITGHQQTAVVERASVEWWHVLQAAALLFVAYTGYGRIATMGEEVQNPRQVIPLAVILTLAVVTLLYLGVGSALLHFPSIADFQAEHFSLASLLPTGPIQWLVTAGAVVAMGGVILNLILGVSRVVLAMGRRADLPMRFANLNDQQTSAPPATWLTCFVMLVLVAIGDIKTAWSFSAFTVLVYYGITNLAALKVTKSDRFVPKWVSILGLVSCLGLAVFVPWQVLLSGLIFIVVVLLIHQLRR, encoded by the coding sequence ATGAGTCAACAACTCGTGCGTTCCACCTCGCTGGCCGGAGCTATAGTTTTAGGGCTGGGTTCCATTTTAGGTACCGGTGCGTTCGTTAGTGTGGGTATTGGTGCGGATATTGCCGGTGGTGCCGTTTTATGGGCCATTCTCATTGCGGCAGTAACGGCTTTATGCAATGGCCTGTCTTCGGCTCAGTTAGCTTCCGCACATTCAGTAAGCGGCGGCACCTATGAATATGGTTATCGGTTTCTGACCCCGGCTTATGGCGTAACGGCGGGTAGCTTGTTCGTAGTAGCAAAAAGTGCGTCAGCGGCAACCGCTGCGCTGGCGGTAGGCTGGTATGTGACGAATGTCACGGCAATACCTGAATATTTAGCACAGTGGATAGCCGCCGCAGTATTGGTGCTATTTACGTTATTAGTACTGGGGGGCGTTAAGCGCACAAACTGGGTTAATGCAGCCATTGTTACGGTGAGCATAGTGGCTCTGTTGGCTTTTATTATTACAGGTCATCAACAAACCGCCGTTGTTGAGCGGGCTTCGGTCGAGTGGTGGCACGTTTTGCAGGCGGCAGCTCTGCTTTTTGTTGCCTACACAGGTTACGGACGTATTGCCACCATGGGGGAAGAGGTACAAAATCCGCGTCAGGTTATTCCGCTGGCCGTTATTTTAACTCTGGCGGTTGTGACGCTTCTGTATTTGGGGGTTGGTAGCGCGCTCTTGCATTTTCCCAGCATAGCGGACTTCCAGGCGGAGCACTTCTCTTTGGCGAGTTTGTTGCCAACTGGACCTATACAATGGTTGGTCACCGCGGGTGCAGTGGTCGCTATGGGCGGAGTTATTCTCAACTTAATTTTGGGGGTGTCGCGGGTGGTTCTGGCCATGGGGCGCAGAGCCGATTTGCCAATGCGCTTTGCTAACTTAAATGACCAACAAACCTCGGCGCCACCGGCAACCTGGTTAACTTGTTTTGTCATGCTGGTGTTGGTCGCAATTGGTGATATAAAGACCGCATGGTCGTTCAGTGCCTTCACGGTTTTAGTGTATTATGGCATCACGAATTTAGCGGCACTGAAGGTCACAAAAAGTGATCGTTTTGTGCCTAAATGGGTATCCATACTAGGTTTAGTCAGTTGTCTTGGGCTGGCCGTTTTTGTTCCCTGGCAGGTATTGTTGTCAGGGCTTATTTTTATTGTCGTAGTTCTGCTGATACATCAGCTGAGACGCTAA
- a CDS encoding SLC13 family permease gives MKHLALGPITALIVLLTTQLANMPLPAALTLSTVVWVAWWWVTECIPLPVTSLLPFVLLPTFGVIDTQTAAGALGDNIILLFMGAFMLAKAVEASGVHKRMALSLIARIGADNGRKVVISFMAATAFLSMWISNTASVLALLPVALALADASDDENFQRALLLGLAYAGSLGGVATLVGTPPNLIFASIYQNITGVEFSFTRWLGIGLPMVLLGLPIIALWLTRNVKLSKPLELPTTSEMTTYEKRVLMVFGTVVVLWITRTAPFGGWTGLLGVGSLNDATVALAGVVSMFVIPTGNAKNEKLLNWPLARDIPWGILLLFAGGICLARGVMESGLGELIGQSLTALDALPLWLLIFVLSLTVSFVTEVTSNTATATLLMPILAATATALELPIELLMIPAVIACSCAFCMPVATPPNSIVFASNRVTIKDMAKEGLVLNILLAIVTTLVVLIFV, from the coding sequence ATGAAACATTTAGCACTGGGGCCCATAACCGCCCTTATTGTATTACTCACAACACAGCTGGCAAACATGCCGTTACCCGCGGCTCTAACCTTAAGCACCGTTGTCTGGGTGGCCTGGTGGTGGGTAACCGAGTGCATCCCTTTACCTGTCACCTCATTACTGCCTTTTGTGTTGCTTCCAACGTTTGGGGTTATCGACACACAAACCGCCGCAGGCGCTTTAGGCGACAACATCATTCTGTTGTTTATGGGGGCATTCATGCTGGCCAAAGCCGTTGAAGCCAGCGGTGTTCATAAACGCATGGCTCTGTCTTTGATTGCCCGCATTGGTGCTGACAATGGTCGCAAAGTGGTTATTTCCTTTATGGCAGCAACCGCCTTTCTGTCCATGTGGATATCGAACACAGCGAGTGTTTTAGCACTTTTACCCGTTGCTTTAGCTCTGGCCGATGCCAGCGACGACGAAAATTTCCAGCGCGCTCTGCTGTTAGGCCTGGCCTACGCCGGCTCACTTGGCGGCGTCGCGACGTTAGTAGGAACACCACCAAATCTGATTTTTGCGTCTATTTACCAGAATATTACCGGCGTAGAATTCAGTTTTACCCGTTGGCTGGGCATTGGTTTACCCATGGTTCTGCTGGGGTTACCTATTATCGCACTTTGGTTAACGCGTAACGTCAAACTGTCAAAGCCACTTGAGTTGCCAACCACCAGTGAAATGACAACCTACGAAAAGCGCGTGCTGATGGTATTTGGTACTGTCGTCGTTTTGTGGATAACACGTACCGCTCCCTTTGGCGGCTGGACTGGATTGCTTGGCGTTGGCAGCCTCAATGACGCGACCGTTGCCCTGGCCGGCGTTGTCTCTATGTTTGTTATTCCTACCGGAAATGCGAAAAACGAGAAACTGTTAAACTGGCCGTTGGCTAGAGATATTCCCTGGGGCATTCTGCTATTATTTGCCGGCGGTATTTGCTTAGCCCGCGGCGTTATGGAAAGTGGGCTTGGCGAACTTATTGGTCAGTCTCTCACGGCGTTGGACGCTCTGCCATTGTGGTTACTGATTTTTGTTTTGAGTCTGACCGTATCCTTCGTTACAGAAGTCACCTCCAATACAGCAACTGCCACCTTGCTGATGCCAATTCTGGCTGCCACGGCAACAGCACTTGAGTTACCTATCGAGTTACTCATGATACCGGCGGTTATTGCCTGCAGTTGTGCCTTTTGCATGCCGGTGGCCACACCGCCAAACTCTATTGTTTTTGCCTCTAATAGAGTCACTATAAAAGACATGGCGAAAGAAGGCCTGGTACTGAATATTTTGCTGGCCATTGTCACAACACTAGTGGTATTAATTTTTGTCTAG
- the pgsC gene encoding poly-gamma-glutamate biosynthesis protein PgsC yields the protein MIALNILAVAIGVGLFFTLLLTQTLGLAAGGLVVPGYVALQLTDPLSLAITLVAALITYLIVRVIASFAIIYGRRQTIIMILTGYLIAGLMDLFLGNIVNWVDLQMIAGGGDAQAQVATLESSFMMSIMESSIVGYIIPGLIAIWFDRQGVLQTLCGLAVTAVLVRLALIIIMPESLQMYEASQAFQMPGW from the coding sequence ATGATTGCATTAAACATTCTTGCCGTTGCCATTGGTGTCGGTTTATTTTTTACTTTGTTACTCACACAAACATTAGGTTTAGCCGCCGGCGGCTTGGTTGTTCCGGGTTATGTTGCATTGCAACTGACTGATCCTCTAAGCTTGGCTATCACGCTTGTTGCGGCGCTTATTACCTACCTAATTGTCAGAGTTATTGCCAGCTTCGCTATTATTTATGGGCGTCGCCAAACCATTATCATGATTCTTACCGGTTATCTCATTGCCGGCTTGATGGATTTATTCCTTGGTAACATTGTTAACTGGGTAGATTTGCAAATGATAGCAGGCGGTGGTGATGCACAGGCTCAAGTTGCCACTCTTGAATCTAGCTTTATGATGTCGATTATGGAAAGTAGCATCGTCGGCTACATTATTCCCGGGCTTATCGCTATTTGGTTTGATCGGCAAGGCGTACTGCAGACCTTATGCGGACTCGCAGTAACTGCGGTACTGGTCCGCTTGGCACTTATCATCATTATGCCGGAATCATTACAAATGTACGAAGCAAGCCAAGCATTTCAGATGCCAGGCTGGTAA
- the pgsW gene encoding poly-gamma-glutamate system protein, whose protein sequence is MSSFTKIYWRSSGVPTWGLIFLIVLSVIVMVSAENIKQRDPVVDDNYATMVNASKIMREGMQVLKPLRAKLAPINPEFDPQRSGMVGLENSIVTTNHGSRESKQTTVNPNWAAVAVKLMADAGVQEGDLVAVTVSGSFPAMNLAVYSAIEAMGAEAIIIASASSSQWGGNVPNFLWLDMERELREAGVLSSKPVYASIGGIEDRGIGIPEEGITSIRNTIERAGINFIDPASYQEAVADRIAIFREYSADRQYKAFINVGGGATIVGPPGIDDMFKSGLQRDAPSRAFAVDTMMGYFLQEDIPGIHFSGIKDMATRHGLPLMPQEVVPVGNGGIYSATVYNRWLALGLGLGLFAMTWLIVRSARITSLWRRTGESGKSTKPMV, encoded by the coding sequence ATGAGTAGTTTTACAAAGATTTATTGGCGTTCGTCGGGCGTACCAACCTGGGGACTTATTTTTCTTATCGTACTGTCAGTAATCGTTATGGTTTCTGCGGAAAATATAAAACAACGCGATCCCGTCGTTGATGACAATTACGCAACCATGGTTAATGCGTCAAAAATAATGCGTGAAGGTATGCAGGTTCTTAAACCGTTGCGCGCAAAACTGGCTCCAATTAACCCGGAGTTCGACCCCCAACGCTCTGGCATGGTTGGTTTGGAAAACAGTATTGTTACCACTAACCATGGTAGTCGCGAATCCAAACAAACCACGGTTAACCCTAATTGGGCAGCGGTCGCGGTCAAATTAATGGCAGATGCTGGTGTGCAGGAAGGAGATTTAGTTGCAGTTACGGTATCAGGCTCCTTTCCGGCAATGAACCTGGCCGTCTATTCAGCTATCGAAGCGATGGGAGCAGAAGCGATTATTATCGCTTCCGCATCATCCTCGCAGTGGGGCGGAAACGTACCCAACTTTCTATGGCTTGATATGGAGCGAGAACTCCGCGAAGCCGGCGTACTCAGTTCAAAACCCGTTTACGCTTCTATTGGAGGTATTGAAGATCGGGGAATTGGTATTCCCGAAGAAGGCATTACCTCAATACGAAATACAATAGAAAGAGCCGGTATCAATTTTATTGATCCTGCAAGCTACCAGGAAGCCGTCGCTGACCGTATTGCCATATTTCGTGAATATTCAGCTGACCGTCAATACAAAGCCTTCATAAATGTTGGTGGTGGCGCAACTATAGTAGGCCCTCCTGGTATTGATGATATGTTCAAGTCAGGTCTTCAGAGGGACGCTCCTTCACGAGCTTTTGCTGTCGACACCATGATGGGCTATTTCCTGCAAGAAGATATTCCGGGTATTCACTTTAGTGGCATTAAAGATATGGCCACACGACATGGCCTTCCGTTAATGCCACAAGAAGTTGTGCCCGTTGGCAATGGCGGTATCTATTCAGCAACCGTTTATAACCGCTGGTTAGCACTTGGTTTAGGCCTTGGTTTATTCGCCATGACCTGGCTTATCGTCCGCTCTGCACGCATCA
- a CDS encoding DUF4199 domain-containing protein yields the protein MLKTRTTEIKWGVIFIIVSMLWVLIARLVGLHDNYIAYHSTYSNFFALIAIAIYVLALREKREKDLNGSMTWKQGFISGLIIAIVVAVLTPISQWITHVIISPNYFENVSNFAVNEGGMDAEQAEVYFTLGSYIIQSMLFALVVGTITAAIVAIFMKTPQLDDN from the coding sequence ATGCTTAAAACACGAACAACAGAAATAAAGTGGGGCGTTATTTTTATTATAGTCAGTATGTTGTGGGTATTAATAGCAAGGCTAGTTGGTCTTCATGACAATTACATTGCTTACCATTCAACTTACTCGAACTTCTTTGCACTTATTGCTATCGCCATTTATGTATTAGCACTTAGAGAAAAACGAGAAAAAGATCTTAACGGATCAATGACTTGGAAGCAGGGATTCATCAGTGGTCTGATTATAGCCATTGTGGTGGCGGTTTTAACGCCAATTAGCCAGTGGATAACACACGTTATTATTTCACCGAATTATTTTGAAAACGTTAGTAACTTTGCTGTTAATGAAGGTGGGATGGACGCTGAGCAAGCAGAAGTTTATTTTACTTTAGGTAGCTATATTATTCAGTCAATGCTTTTTGCCCTTGTTGTCGGCACCATCACGGCAGCAATAGTCGCGATATTTATGAAAACACCGCAACTTGACGATAATTAA
- a CDS encoding ectonucleotide pyrophosphatase/phosphodiesterase, with the protein MRTLLAVCLVLFSSFTFGKSNEQTVVLISIDGFRHDYIEKHDAKNIAELAKSGVRSKGLIPVYPSKTFPNHLSIITGRYPTNHGLVDNNFYDTERQQKYSMGDGLEDSSWITALPLWNLAEFQGVKAATFFWPESDARINGRTPSYFYHYSTPVPNSQRVDQIIEWLKLPEKARPRLVTGYFSVVDTMGHRFGPDAKQVKGAVQHVDKLIGELWQRMQTEVDAPVNLVLVSDHGMAPIKANKMIDVNELNIDEELFNVVNAQTRLLIYANEETSDKQVDSLRQRLNQMADAPFYTESEAALAQRHFVNSPRVPAIVLATDAPTSFATRPRDQWSDGGTHGYYGTRDMDGFFVAAGTGFHRGQQIERFENIHIYPMLAELLNLDLLTEIDGRADVLRPILKAN; encoded by the coding sequence ATGAGAACGCTTTTAGCTGTCTGCCTTGTTCTTTTTTCGTCATTTACTTTCGGGAAAAGTAATGAACAAACTGTGGTGCTTATTTCAATTGATGGCTTTCGTCACGACTATATTGAAAAACATGACGCCAAAAACATTGCAGAATTAGCTAAAAGCGGTGTGCGCAGTAAAGGGCTTATTCCTGTTTATCCGTCAAAGACATTCCCAAATCATCTATCTATTATCACCGGCCGTTATCCCACTAATCACGGCCTGGTGGATAATAATTTTTACGATACCGAACGCCAGCAAAAGTACAGCATGGGCGACGGCTTAGAGGACAGTAGCTGGATTACCGCTTTACCCCTATGGAACCTTGCCGAATTTCAGGGCGTAAAAGCGGCGACCTTTTTCTGGCCTGAGTCTGATGCCCGCATTAATGGCCGGACGCCCAGTTACTTCTATCATTACAGTACACCGGTTCCTAATAGCCAACGAGTAGACCAAATTATTGAATGGTTAAAGTTACCGGAGAAAGCGCGTCCAAGACTGGTTACTGGCTATTTTTCTGTCGTTGACACCATGGGTCATCGGTTTGGCCCGGACGCTAAACAAGTGAAAGGTGCAGTTCAGCACGTTGATAAGCTTATTGGCGAGTTATGGCAGCGAATGCAAACGGAAGTGGATGCGCCGGTTAATCTGGTTCTGGTTTCTGACCACGGCATGGCGCCAATAAAGGCCAACAAGATGATTGATGTTAATGAGCTGAATATTGATGAAGAGCTTTTTAACGTTGTAAATGCACAAACTCGACTGCTTATTTACGCAAATGAGGAGACTTCGGACAAGCAAGTGGACTCACTCCGACAACGCTTGAACCAAATGGCTGATGCCCCCTTTTATACAGAATCGGAAGCAGCGTTGGCTCAACGGCACTTCGTGAATAGCCCACGGGTTCCTGCCATTGTTTTAGCAACGGATGCTCCTACCAGCTTCGCTACACGGCCGCGTGATCAGTGGTCAGACGGCGGCACTCACGGGTATTACGGCACCCGCGATATGGACGGCTTTTTTGTTGCAGCCGGAACCGGTTTTCATCGTGGCCAGCAAATTGAGCGTTTTGAGAACATCCATATATACCCAATGCTGGCAGAATTACTCAATTTAGATCTGCTCACCGAAATTGATGGCCGGGCTGACGTACTCCGGCCAATCTTAAAAGCGAATTAA
- a CDS encoding zinc ribbon domain-containing protein YjdM has translation MSDFPACPECKSSFTYHDGTLLVCPECGHEWSENEPETTDDAPTFRDANGAPLEDGDTVTVIKDLKIKGSSSVVKVGTKVKNIRLIDDDHDIDCKIDGIGAMKLKSEFVKKV, from the coding sequence ATGAGCGACTTCCCAGCCTGCCCTGAGTGTAAATCAAGCTTCACCTACCACGATGGTACCTTATTAGTTTGTCCTGAATGCGGACACGAATGGTCTGAAAACGAGCCAGAAACAACTGACGATGCACCCACTTTTCGCGATGCCAACGGTGCACCACTGGAAGACGGCGATACTGTCACTGTCATTAAAGATCTTAAAATTAAAGGTTCATCATCGGTCGTTAAAGTCGGTACCAAAGTTAAGAATATCCGTTTAATTGATGATGACCATGACATCGACTGTAAAATTGATGGTATTGGTGCAATGAAACTGAAATCTGAATTTGTTAAAAAGGTCTAA
- the pgsB gene encoding poly-gamma-glutamate synthase PgsB, protein MEIPSMLAIVAALWVVLVIAGAFEAVRHWALVRKIPVRVHVNGTRGKTSVTRLIAAGLRSGGKRICAKTTGSAAAITDPDGREFPIYRISGANIIEQMRTLKRMAALKPEIVVMECMALQPQYQSLSELRMVRSTVGVITNARADHLDVMGPGENDVALALAGSTPLKGDLFTAERDLLDVFKHSCNDRKSELHGVTEDEVNAITDDTMKRFRYAEHAENVALALNVCQHLGVDREKALDGMVALEPEAGAMQVLHVNYFKREIVFVNAFAANDPESTGRIWENMLEKHGEERRKIVLINCRADRPHRSQQMAEDIVKWSPADKYLLMGSGTFIFVRNAVKYGLDPEKLLVMENAEMTEITETILEESGSSALVVGMCNIHGGGEEVARFFQNRAIKEEDL, encoded by the coding sequence GTGGAAATACCCAGCATGCTCGCTATCGTGGCTGCACTGTGGGTTGTTCTGGTGATAGCCGGCGCTTTTGAGGCCGTTCGCCATTGGGCACTTGTCCGTAAAATTCCAGTGCGAGTCCATGTAAATGGTACTCGGGGAAAAACCAGCGTTACCCGGTTAATTGCGGCAGGATTACGCAGTGGTGGTAAACGCATTTGTGCTAAAACAACTGGTTCTGCAGCAGCTATTACCGACCCGGATGGTCGCGAATTTCCTATTTACCGAATAAGCGGTGCAAATATTATTGAACAAATGCGCACACTCAAAAGAATGGCAGCATTAAAGCCTGAAATTGTGGTTATGGAATGTATGGCACTGCAGCCTCAGTATCAGTCTTTGAGTGAATTGCGAATGGTTCGCTCAACTGTTGGTGTTATTACCAATGCCCGTGCCGACCATTTAGATGTTATGGGCCCCGGTGAGAACGATGTCGCCTTAGCTCTGGCAGGTAGCACCCCACTAAAAGGCGACTTATTCACCGCCGAACGCGACTTACTGGATGTGTTTAAACATTCATGTAACGACCGTAAAAGTGAACTGCATGGCGTAACCGAGGACGAAGTTAACGCTATTACCGATGACACCATGAAGCGTTTCCGTTACGCAGAGCACGCCGAAAATGTTGCTTTAGCTCTGAATGTCTGCCAGCACCTTGGTGTTGACCGGGAGAAAGCTCTGGATGGCATGGTTGCATTAGAGCCGGAAGCGGGTGCCATGCAGGTTCTTCACGTTAACTACTTCAAGCGCGAAATTGTATTCGTCAACGCCTTTGCAGCCAATGACCCTGAGTCTACAGGACGCATTTGGGAAAATATGCTGGAAAAACATGGCGAAGAGCGACGTAAAATTGTTTTGATCAACTGCAGGGCTGACCGCCCCCACCGCTCTCAGCAAATGGCCGAAGACATCGTTAAATGGAGTCCCGCAGATAAATACCTGTTAATGGGCTCAGGAACCTTCATTTTCGTCCGTAATGCCGTGAAATACGGCCTTGACCCCGAAAAGCTACTTGTTATGGAAAATGCTGAGATGACCGAAATTACCGAAACTATTTTAGAAGAATCCGGCAGCAGCGCATTAGTTGTCGGTATGTGCAACATTCACGGAGGTGGCGAAGAAGTCGCTCGTTTCTTCCAGAACCGGGCAATCAAGGAGGAAGATTTATGA